In Myxococcales bacterium, the DNA window CCGCATCACCTCGGGCGAGGTCGCGGCGTTCAGCTCCGGTGGGCAGTCGAACGCCAACGTGCAGATGGCCATCACCGGCCCCGACATCGACATGCTCGAGCGCTTCGCCACGCACATCACCGAGGGGCTCAAGAAAGACCCGAACGCGCTCGACGTCGACAACTCGCTCGTCCTCGGCAAACCCGAGCTCAAGGTGCACATCCTGCGCGACCGCGCGGCCGAGCTCGGTGTGCGCGTGTCCGACATCGCCGACACCTTGCAGGTGCTCGTCGGTGGCCAGAAGGTCTCGACGTACGCCGAGGGCGGCGAAGACTACGACGTGCGCCTCCGCGCCGACTCGCGCTACCGCGGGGACGCCGAGTCGCTCGCGCTCGTCACCGTGCCCTCGACCAAACACGGGGCCGTGGCGCTCTCGAACCTCGTGAAGCTCGAGCCCGCGAGCGGCCCGGCCGAGATCAACCGCCTCGGACGACAGCGCCAGGTGACCATACTCGCGAACGCGAAATCGGGCGCCGACTCGAAGGTCATGCAGGCGATCACCGACCTCGCCAAGGCCGAGAACATGCCTGCCGCCTACACCATCCAGGGCGTCGGCCGGTCGAAGGAGAGCGGCACGCTCGCGCTGAGCTTCCTCATCGTGCTCGGCATGTCGTTCGTGCTCATGTACCTCGTCCTCGCCGCGCAGTTCGACTCGTGGCTCCACCCGATCACCATCTTGGTGAGCCTGCCGCTGACGGTGCCGTTCGCGCTCCTGTCGCTGCTCATCTTCCACCAGACGCTGAACATCTTCAGCGGGCTCGGGCTCATCGTGCTCTTCGGCGTCGTGAAGAAGAACTCGATCCTCCAGATCGACCACACGAATCACCTCCGAAAGCAGGGAAAACCCAGGCTCGAGGCCATCTTGGAGGCGAACCGCGATCGTCTACGCCCCATCCTCATGACCACGCTCGCGTTCGTCGCGGGGATGATCCCGCTCATGACCGCGAAGGGCATCGGCGCTGGAAAGGACCACACGACGGGCGCCGTGATCCTGGGGGGCCAGTCGCTGTCGCTCTTGCTCACGCTGCTCGCCGTGCCGGTCGTGTACTCGCTCTTCGACGACGTGAGCCTCTGGGTCGCGAAGCGCTGGCGCGGCACGTCGGAGGTCGATCTCGGAGAGGCCGACATCGGCATGGTCGAGGCCGCCGCCGAAGAGTGACCGAGGGTCCGACCGTGGGTCCGAAGCGCAGAGGGGAGCCTCGATGGCTCCCCGGTGTGCACGCTACCGTCAGCCGACCTCGAGCACCACGACGCGCCCGGTGGGGCCGAGCCTCGTCTCCACGTGCTTCACCCCGAGCCTCTTCATCGCTTGTTTGGCGGCCTTGAGCTCGTCGGGGGCCTTCTGACCCTTGATGTAGAGGAGCCTGCCGCCCGGCGCGACGAACGGCGCCGTCCATGGGAGGAGCCTCTCGATGGGCGCGACCGCCCGCGCGGTGACCGCGTCGAAGCTCCCGGCGAGATCGGTCGCGGCGAGCTCTTCGGCGCGCTCGGGGGCGACCTCCACGTTCGACAGGCCGAGCGCGGAGGCGACCTCCTCGAGGAAGTGGGCTTTTTTCTGCGTGGCCTCGACCAGCAAAAACTCGAGGTCCGGCCGCGCGATCGCGAGGACGATCCCCGGGACGCCGCCGCCCGAGCCGACGTCCATCACGGCCGCGCCGTCGCCGAGGTGCGCGAGGTGCGGGACGAGCGAGAGGGCGTCGAGGGCGTGCCTCGTCCACGCCTCGTCGGCCGATCGGATCGCGGTGAGGTTCAAGAGCTCGTTCGCCGCGAGGAGCCGCGCGAGGTAGTCGCCGACGATGGCGATCTTCGTCTCGTCGAGGGTGACCCCGATCTTCGCGAGGTCGGCCTCGAAGGACGGCGGAGCGACGAGCGGCTCGGTCTCGGGGAGCTCGAGCGGGGGGCGGGGGACCTCGCGGGACATGGCCCGCACTTAGCAAAAAACCGAGGGGGGTAGGGGCCCGCCGTCATCTTTGCTAAGGTTCGGCCGATGGCCAAGGGCGCTCCCTCTCCGTACGGTCCCGTCGCGCAGCTCGCGTTCGTCGCGCTCGCGGCCGTGGGCGTCTACAGCTTCGTCTCGGTCGCGCGCGAAGGGGAGACGCGGAGGCGCTGCTCGCCGACGTGCCTCCTCCAGCCCACCTACGCCAACACGAACCGCCGCGCCCCCGACTTCACCTTGAACGACATGAAGGGCAACACGGTGAGCCTGTCGCAGTTTCGCGGCAAGGTCGTGGTGCTGAACTTCTGGACGAAGACGTGCGGGCCCTGCCTCCAAGAGATGCCCGATATCGCCGAGCTCTCGCGCATCGTGGCCCCCAAAGGGGACGTGGTGGTGCTGACCGTCTCCACGGACGACGGCCCCGACGCGGTGCGCGACACGCTGAAGGCCGTGCTCAAGGAGGAGCCTCCGTTCCCCGTCCTCTTCGACCCCGACGCCAAGATCGTCGCCGAGAAGTACGGCACCCACCTCTTCCCCGAGACGTGGATCATCGACAAAGAGGGCGTCATCCGCGCCCGCTTCGACGGCGCGAAAGATTGGGCCACGTCCACCGTCATCCAGTACCTCGACCAGGTCCGCGCCGGGGGCTTCTGCCCCGTCGAGATGGAAGAGGGGCGCCCTCGCGGCGAAGGCGCGCGCATCTGCGATTCCCTCACGGGCGGCTGAACGCGAAGCGGGGGTGGCATGTCCGCGCGCGCGACCCCTCGTGCGCTGGGCGAGGAAAATGGCGTTCCGACTGTTCGACTCCAGGCACTGGAGTCGGAGCTCCAGGCGCCTGGAGTCGGGGCAGACGTTCATTCCAGGCGCCTGGAAAAAAATTCCAGGCGCCTGGAATGGTGGAAGACCGAACGCGAGGGGCGCATGCCTCGGGCGATCGCGGGGGTCGTGCGATCCATGGCCAAAGGCCCCGTTCGGGCCTCGCGCCTACGCCGACCGTGCCGCGGCGATCGCCTTGAATTGGCCTGTCGCGGCCTGTCCCCTGGCTAGGCTCGGCCTTTGCAAAACGTCGCGTCATGCACAACGCCGTTCGTCTCGCGCTCGCGGTGGGCCTCGTCGGGCTCGCCTTCGCACCTCACGCCGACGCCAAGGAGAAGGCGAAGGCCCCCGAGGGACCCACGTTCGACAAGTCGGCGGCGTCCGCGTCGCTCGCGTCGGTCGATCTCGTACGGTGCAAGGTGTCGGGAGGCCCGCGGGGTGAGGGACACGTGCAGGTCACGTTCGCTCCTCAAGGGGCCGTCGCGAAGGTCCTCGTCGACAAGGGGCCCTACGTGCGCTCGCCGGTGGAGCGATGCATCGTGGCCGCCTACCAGAAGGCGCACGTTCCGGCCTTCTCGGGCGAGGCCGTGACCGTGGGCAAAGCGTTCCGCATCGACTGACGAAAAAAAACGAACGCTCGCTCTTCGGCGAGTGACGAAACCCCGACGGCCCCGACAAGCACCCGGCGCGCACCCTCGAAGGTCGCGCGAAGGAGCTTTTTCATGGCCTACCGTGGTTCGATCGTTCGTCTCGCCGGCATTCTCTCGTTCGCCTCGTTCGCCTCGTTCGCCTCGTTCGCCCTCGCGGCGTGTGGCTCCGACGACGGCACATCGGGGACCTCACCCACGCCATCGTCCACCGCGTCGGCCGCTGGCACGTGCACCGGCGCGTTCCGTCAGTGCACGTTCGGGAGCCTCGGGAGGGACGAGCTCGACCAGCTCTGCGACACCGCGCTCACGGTCTCCGGCGCGAAGCCGGGCACCAAGACGACCTGCTCCGACGGGACGGAGATCACCATCACCGACAAGGCCGCGTGCGTTTCGGCCTACCAGCAGAACCAGAAGTGCGCGTCGCTCGCGGCGCTCTCGGGAGGGCAGGTGCTCGACTGCGTGGCCGAAGGCCTGAGGTCCCCGTGCGCCGTACTCGAGGGTCAGGCCTGCGCTCCCGTCAAAGCAGCCATCGCGAAGTGCCAGTGAGCTCGCACGCGTGAACGCGCGCACGGGGGCGGCTCTACTGAATGACGACGCTGTCGATGCGGAACGCGGTCCGCGTGTTCGCGTCGTTCACGGCGCGGAACTGAAGCTTCACCAGCTTTCCCGCGTACTTCGCGAGGCTGTAGGGCCCCTTCGTCGTGTACGCGCTCGA includes these proteins:
- a CDS encoding TlpA family protein disulfide reductase; this encodes MAKGAPSPYGPVAQLAFVALAAVGVYSFVSVAREGETRRRCSPTCLLQPTYANTNRRAPDFTLNDMKGNTVSLSQFRGKVVVLNFWTKTCGPCLQEMPDIAELSRIVAPKGDVVVLTVSTDDGPDAVRDTLKAVLKEEPPFPVLFDPDAKIVAEKYGTHLFPETWIIDKEGVIRARFDGAKDWATSTVIQYLDQVRAGGFCPVEMEEGRPRGEGARICDSLTGG
- the rsmG gene encoding 16S rRNA (guanine(527)-N(7))-methyltransferase RsmG, which codes for MSREVPRPPLELPETEPLVAPPSFEADLAKIGVTLDETKIAIVGDYLARLLAANELLNLTAIRSADEAWTRHALDALSLVPHLAHLGDGAAVMDVGSGGGVPGIVLAIARPDLEFLLVEATQKKAHFLEEVASALGLSNVEVAPERAEELAATDLAGSFDAVTARAVAPIERLLPWTAPFVAPGGRLLYIKGQKAPDELKAAKQAMKRLGVKHVETRLGPTGRVVVLEVG